One Zingiber officinale cultivar Zhangliang chromosome 10B, Zo_v1.1, whole genome shotgun sequence genomic window, ATAAATGGCTATCCGGAGGTAGCTCTTGCCGAAAATCTATGGATGGTGCTACTGTGAAGTTACTGCAAACAACCCCTAGTTAGCACAAACGATTCTTACTAGAATTAAGCCCCAAAACACTACAACCTTACCTAAATCCGAAGTCTCGGCCGGTGTTCCACCGTCTGACAACTTGCTGCGAAACCGTCGTGTGCGACTCGAgagggaaggagaagagaagctTTAGCTTCCCTTGGCCACGGCTTAGGTTTTATACGCGGGAGGGGGGAGAAGAAAATCGCCGTGTGCGGTTAGGGCACGACGTCGGGCGCGTGGGTTCAGCAAGGAAGAAAGGAAAcgaaggaataaaagaaaagaaaataaaacaaaaaggaaaattcaacttttcctcgttaaaacgggtaGCCCAAACAAGTTTTCCCGGGGCCCAATTTTAtgcccgtaaactcgtccatatgatctccgaaaaatttcaaaattttttttaaaaattctgaaaaattccgtAATGGGTATCCGCCcagtttcggtattttacaatgtaACACTTAATAGAATACTATTATAGTATTATAATAGTTACCTAGTAACTTCTATAAttttgtagtaaatatttaggtagttgttataaatatttttaaataattttgttaacatttaatttttttttactaagttgataaataattttgatataaaaGTGTTCAACGTTTAAGATTAGGGTTTAAAGTTTAGCTATAACTATGTAACAACTACCTTGTTACTATaattgttttaaaatgattttgacccatttaaaattattttgataaagtttaaataagtttaattgataaataattttttgatGTAATAATATTTTGTGTATAGCAATTTTGATtgaaatgatttatttttttttggttgcAGCAGTCAACAAGTAGCTGCTTACACAATTACAaaactataaatattaaaatctttaaaataattttaaataaatattattatatcaaaatattatttattaatttaatcaaaattatttaaacttccataaaatcattttaaattaattacAGAAGTTTTAAGTAGTTGGTACACTATTATATTAGGTCCTACATATTGCAACATCTAAAAAAAACTTTTACatgtgacaaaaaaaaaaaaaaaagcgatTCGCTCgtcccagcgcccccgtcaatccatccctaggtcaacacggaggagataaatcacgggaaactactagccattagtacaaatgaccaagatatgggggaggttatgctcagtCACGCCGAATTTCGATTCCAAGACCTCATATGGTAACACCTTATATCTTAACCATAGAACCGCCTcgagaagattaaaaaaaaaataatttcttgaTAGCTGGTAAATATTATAGTAGCTAGCGATAGCTATTAGCTGTTACAAgtatgaaaatagtaaatattctCTGGATAAAACATCTAAATAAACgtccttttaatatttttggaaaaaagaATACGTTTTTTTATTCTTTACCTCCTAATTGGAgacatcatttttatttttatcccatTATTTTATCATTGaacaagataaatatatttaagtgATAAAAGTTGGCATTTTAACTAATCAAACAAAGTCcatgaaaaaaaattcattcgtattaaattatttacatatttatttattaatttctaaataataataaaaatttcgCGCACTCCGTTTCGATCGCGTCGCCGGTCATTTCAGAACCCACCGCTACCGATTCCACCGGTCACCCTCTGCTTCACTCCGACGGTCGCGACCCTCCACGGCGCCTATAAGTACCGTCGCCGACGCGATTAATTTAAATTCTTCCGCTCCGCCGCCGCCAACATGAACCGCACCGCGTCTCTCGccgccctcctcctcctcttcgctGTGGCCGGCGCCGGCCCAGGCAGGGCCCAACAACCCGCAGCCTCGCCGACTACCCATTCGCCCTTTGCCTCTGTCTCACCTGGCTCTCCGTATTCGAGCGCAAGCGGCTTCTCCCAGCCCCCCTCTGCCGACTCCCCGGCGGCGGCGGCGCCCAATCAATCGGATGATGCTCCGACCCCATCCCCGGACCAAACCCCCAGACTGGCGCCTTCTGCTTCCGCCCCTGCACCCAATTCCGGACCCGCTTCCTCCCCGGCGAGTTCCCCCTCCTCCTCTCCCACTCCCGAAGCTTCATattcctccccctccccctccccctcctccTCTCCCACTCCTGAAGCTTCATattcctccccctccccctcctccTCTCCCACTCGTGAAGCTTCATATTCCTCCCCCTCTCCCTCCGCCTCAATGTCCGTCTCTCCCTCACCCTCCGCCACCGCACAAGTCCCAGGGCCAGATTTTGACGTGGCGGACTCTCCCATAGACGACTTGCTGCCGCCAGGGGCTCCGGACTCCGATGTGTCGTCTTCCATATCCGATTTGCTGGCCCCAGGTCCGGCCGACGATTCTACCGATGATACCGCCTCGGCTAGCCATGCCGCCGTTGCCACCGCATTCCGCACGGTGGCGGTAGCTTTAGCCGCTGCCGCCATTGCTTCCTAAAtttttgatattattattattattatttttcctttttttaaatgtCTGTATGCGCCCATATAAACTGTCTAGTTCATCAAATAGGGGGCATACGAATATACGATGCATATTTGAATTTTACAATTAAAGGCCGTctcatttttaattaaaatcaaatggaTGCCATATTTAACTTTAAATGGTCCAAAATACTTTTATATTATTTAATCATTCAGTGTATAAAAATTacatattaatttttataattgatagaaattatatattaatttttacaCGATAAATTAtgattaaataatatttatttgaaatataaTGAATATTATACtgtctttataaattattttactagttaaaaatattattttaattaaattattgttcatagaaataaaatcaaaatgatTTAAAGTAATTGTGCTAAAAACTAGCAACTAATTTTTTCATGGTATAAAAGTTATATGTTATTTTCTACCATGTGTAAAAATTATATGCTAATTTCCATGTCGTAATAAGAAAATATTCATTTGAATATTTTCTACTAGTTAAAAtggtattttaatttaattattatttagagaaagaaaattaaaataatataaaattattattttaaaaaataataactagCTTTATGagtgataaaataataaaagatattctTGATAATTTATGTTAAATGAGATATTCATTCGACTTTAATTGAAAATGAAATGTTTTGAAGATTTTGTAAATGGTGGACATCTTTTCATTATTTTTCTCTATATAATAAATatacaaaattatattttaaatttatcttaataATAAGATTATAAATTATCTCAATCGAATCAAGTCATTGTCTGGACTAGTAGCCTCcgtaatttatctcctccgtgttaacCTAGGGACGAATTGATGAAAATATTAGGGATGAACGAATCACCTTTTATCACAATTGATAAAGTAAAAATTACATCTAAAAATGAATTAAACTATCAAAATGGAGTGTTGACTCTTAAAAAGAGTTTAAATTTTGTTCAAACttaattgtttttttaatttacaCATGTTGTTCAagtctatattttttatttatttacaaatttaataagattttttatgaataaaattcacAAATTTTGTTGGTGGACATTACTCATAACGAACATTATTTATAGTAAATATGTATATAGCAAAAGAAATGTACAAGCACTAGGTGTCCATAGAGCGGTAGACACATATCTAAACATGTATCCGAATCTTGAGGAAGATCCTCTCTACGTATGGCATCTGATCCGTCTTCTGCAGCCTACCATGCGCCAATAGCCAGAAGATGAAGTGATGTTTGGGAAGTAGGTAAGGTTTCCATACCATCTTGACCCATTGTTGTTGGGCACCTCGCGGTTGAAAGAAATCATAGGCTTTGGCAACCCCTTACTTCTCCACAATGAACCATTCGATAAATTTCATGTTAACTACATCATGGCCTCCGGCTTGTTGCACCATTTAGTCCCGAATCTATAGGAGTCGCTTTATCAAAGGTGAATTTCTCTACCAATGCCACAAATTGAAGGTATTGAAGATGGACCACCGCACCCATAGTAAGTCTTTCTTAAGTTGTAGGATCGAAGCAAATGAAAGAGAATGGGTGAACctcatttttaaattcttttcttttcaacttttaaaTCTTTTTGGAAAATACAAGTACATAGCAAAAACAAAACAACAGAAAGAATATAGCAAAAAGTAAGAACACTTTTGTTGTTTACTTAGTTTAGTAGTCCAACAACTATTACTCCAAGGCTCATGTCCCTTTGGGACTTTTTCGATGAACAATCTACTAAAATTATCTTCTGACAAAATTTCGAACGAAGATATCGAATACAAATGATAAAGAAAGTACAACAAACTACACTTTCATATGCAAGTATAATAATAATTACTAATTAAACTTTTACCAATACTAGAAGTTAGCTCAAGCGTGAATTCGATGCAATACGATTGCAACACAATAGTTGCAAGATGAAAGCGTAGTATAATTGAGTAGAAACTTATATCAGAATTAGTGATAAGAGCTATGGTCGAAGACTTCTTTTATAGGGCATTGGGGGCGCCTCAGTTCATCCGGGGAGCCTCCATGCATTCTGATCTGATGTGAAACCTCGATAACTGAGGCACCCCTATGCATTCTAATCTGATATGTTAGAGAATAACGGCTGTATGTCATGGAATATTCTAATGGTCTGCGGTTATCTGCGACTGAAACCTTCTTCCAGTTCATAATAGGGTGTTACGCGTCCTCCATCACTAGACAGGTCCTAACACCTGACATTCCCTGATATAAGTCAGGCTCCAGAGGTacacactgtcatataaaaagggaggtcctctcccttgagcaggtatgctctctcgcacattcgcacttgtcttctacttttctttctcctctgtacactgttcttctggggaaaacgTACCTGACATGAGTATCGAAGGGCTTGTTCTGGGGAtattttccctggtttctggcatCTAACGTTCCGTGTACTTGTCTGAGTGAGCACAAAGCTTAAGTACCACCGACTTAGTTACCACCGTCCGTCAACGCCACGTGGGGGTCCGTTCTCTAGGGCACATATGATAAGAGTGTCATAGTCGTCTCTCTGTCAACACCAGGGATAGCTCATccgaccttcgtctgactcagattccggacaggatcaatttggtgtcgtctgtgggaacttccttCACCTATTCTGCAGCATGAagattaggggtgtaaatgagccaagccgctcgtgagctattcaaaactcgattcgataaaagctcgtttgagcttgtttaatgaggttcgttaagataaacaaaccaagcttaaacttcacaatattcggctcgtcaactcgtgaacatgttcgttaagctcataaatcaacttttaaataaaaaaaaatagttttgatattgaatttatagattctacactctacttatgaaaaacatagacaaatatattaaatttatttattagaataaaattataaattttaacaagaatattataattttttaaaaatatataatttagtttttaatgaatatttaaatttataatttatatttattaagctcgtttaggctcgataaaagttcgaataagctcgtgagccatgaatatattcgttaaataaagctcgagctcggctcgattataaacgagccaaactcaaacatccaagagttcggctcgactcggctcgattacacccctagtgAAGATGGAGGAGACCGAAAGAATCAACGTAACCATGACGACAGGGGAGTACGAAttgttcaaggaggccaagaggcggGCGGCTTCCGAAAAACAAACCACTACTTCACGGTCGTACAAGATGTCTGCAATTTCCAAGGACCCTACTCATGTCTCGGATAGAGGATCTAAGAGAAAGCAGCCCGAGGAATTTCCTCTAGCCTTCTATCGGGA contains:
- the LOC122029263 gene encoding flocculation protein FLO11-like is translated as MNRTASLAALLLLFAVAGAGPGRAQQPAASPTTHSPFASVSPGSPYSSASGFSQPPSADSPAAAAPNQSDDAPTPSPDQTPRLAPSASAPAPNSGPASSPASSPSSSPTPEASYSSPSPSPSSSPTPEASYSSPSPSSSPTREASYSSPSPSASMSVSPSPSATAQVPGPDFDVADSPIDDLLPPGAPDSDVSSSISDLLAPGPADDSTDDTASASHAAVATAFRTVAVALAAAAIAS